The window TAAAACTCAAATCCTGTAATAAAGGCATAATTTAATTGACTGATCTCTATATCTGTTTTGCCATATTCTTTTTGCAGGAAGCCTGTAAGGTGTTTTTCAGACGTCTTGTATCCTTTTAATGTATTCGACTCAAACCCATTGCCAATCAGGGCCTTTACTTTGTCGTTATGCTCGGCAAACAATTTCATCAAGTAGTGGCTCTTTTCTGTTTTTCCCGCGAATTGGTTCTGTAAGCTTTCAGTGGTAATACGCTGATTGGCATCAATTAGTACCTGATGCGCATTTCTAACCTTAGTTTGCAGGCTGTCCAGATAATTGTTAAGGGATTTGATCTCTTCCTTTGTGCCGATGGCCCGGCCTGCATGGCTGTTCCATTTCGCCGGATCGCATTCTCGTCCGGCAGACATTTCTGCGCGTTTTCCGTTTACGGTAATACGCATGTAGACGGCCTGGGGGCCTCCTTTGTAGTTTTTTTGCTTTCTCAGGTAAAAAAGCAGGTGGAAATTACTTTTCATAATTACAAGCTTAAAAGTGAAACAAAAGTAAGTTTGTAGCCTGCTATTATCAAGATGTTTAATAATTGAACACCTTGATAATCAATTAATTATGAACAATTCGGTGCGTAGCATTTTTCCATTTAGGTACGCACCGAATCTGCGTCTTTTTTGTTGCGATTTGGTGCATAAAATGGTGTTTTGATAGAAACAAAAAAACCTGCAATCATTTGATTTGCAGGTTTTTAGCATCTTTCGATATTGTTTTAAGTAGCCCGTAGGGGAATCGAACCCCTGTTTCAAGAATGAAAATCTTACGTCCTAACCCCTAGACGAACGGGCCTTTTTTTGTTTTTATTTCCCTTATTTTGGGAATGCAAAGATATAGCTTAAATGGTAAAATAAAAATAATTTTTAAACTTTTTTTATTTGGCGCTGATTATGAATGTTATATATTTAATTAACAAACAAAATAACTCAGTTGCATTGTAAATCTGCATGGGTTAAGGTTATCTTTATCGTAAAATCTATTTATATTATGAAAGCCACCTGGAACGACCAGGTCATTGCCGAAAGCAATGACACTATTGTTGTCGAAAATAACCATTATTTCCCTCTTGAAAGTGTAAAAGGCGAATACCTGGAAACTACCGATACGCATACTACATGCCCATGGAAAGGGCTGGCATCTTATTATACGCTTAATGTTGATGGGAAAAAAAATCAGGATGCCGCATGGTATTACCCGCAGCCAAAAGATGCCGCGGCAAACATTACCAACTATGTAGCGTTCTGGAAAGGTGTTAAAGTAACTCCATAAGCATGAAAAAATTTGATGCCATTGTTATAGGTGCCGGCCAAGCGGGGGCTCCACTCGCCAAAAAGCTGGCATTGGCCGGGTTGAAAACGGTGATTATTGAAAAACGTTTTTATGGCGGCACATGTGTTAACGATGGCTGTACCCCAACCAAAACCTTGGTAGCATCGGCTAAGGCTGCTTACATGGCCGGCAAAAGCGCCGACTTAGGTGTACCGGTAAAGAAATTTGCCGTAAATATGCCACGTATAAAAAAGCGAAAGGACGATATAGTAATGCAATCGCGTATTGGGGGGCAGCATGCGGCCGAGAAGATAAAAGGGCTGGATGTTGTATTTGGCGAGGCGACATTTACCGGCGATAAAACCATTTCGGTAAAGCTTAAAAATGGTAAAAAGCAAAATATCCAGGCCGATCAGTTTTTTTTAAATGTAGGCGCCAGACCGTTTATTCCCGAAATTGAAGGGTTGGCCGAAATCAAATATCTTACCTCAACAACTATTCTTGATCTGGATTATGTGCCGGAGCATTTATTGGTGCTCGGTGGTAATTATATAGGCCTGGAGTTTGGCCAGATGTTTCGCCGGTTTGGCAGTAAGGTTACTATTTTAGAGAAATCAGGAAGAATAGTTTCGCGTGAGGACGAGGACGTATCTGCCGAAATGCAAAAGATCCTGGAGGCCGAAAAGATTAATGTGATTACCAATGCGCATGCTACAAAATTTAAGCAGAAAGCCGGCGGTAAAATAACCGCAACTGTAACCATAGATGGTGAAGAAAAGAAGATCAGGTGCAGCCACGTACTAATAGCAGTTGGGCGTATACCACAAACTGAAACGCTTGGACTGGATAAGGCTGGGGTAGAAACAGATGAAAAAGGCAACATCAAAGTAAACAGCAAACTGGAAACAAATGTAAAAGGCGTTTACGCTTTGGGCGATGTAAAAGGCGGGCCTGCTTTTACACACATATCATATAACGATTATACTATAGTTTATCGCAACCTTATTGAAAAGCAAAACCTGAGTATTACCGACAGGTTGGTGCCTTATTGCATGTTTACCGATCCGCAACTGGGACGGGTAGGGATTGACGAGACTGAAGCCAGGAAACAAGGATTGAATTATAAAGTAGCCAAACTCCCCATGACGCATGTGGCCCGTGCCATTGAAACCGGTGATACCCGTGGTTTTATGAAAGCTGTAGTGGATGTTAAAACCAGGAAGATATTAGGAGCAACGGTTTTGGGCCCGGAAGGCGGCGAGATTATGACCGTGCTGCAAATGGCTATGGAGGGAGGAATTACCTATGACATGGTTCGCTATTTTATTTTTGCACACCCATTATATGCCGAATCATTAAACAACCTGTTCCTGGGACTTGAAGATTAGTTTTACAACATGATTAAAGTTGACGGCATAAGCAAACAGTTTGGGAAAGTTAAAGCCGTTAATGACATCTCTTTTGAGGTGCAGCCCGGCGAAAATTTGATTTTACTGGGTACCAGTGGCTGCGGGAAAACAACAACGCTTAAAATGATTAACCGGTTAATTGAACCCACCGGCGGCAACATCTACATTAACAATAAAAACATATTTAAGCAGCAACCCGAAGTTTTAAGACGAGACATTGGCTATGTGCTGCAAAACAACGGCCTGTTTCCGCATTATACCGTGGCCGAAAATATTGCCATAGTGCCGCAGTTACTAAAATGGGATAAAAAGAAAACGGAAATCAGGACTGCTGAATTGATGGAGAAATTACACCTGGATAAGTGTTACCTGCATGTTTACCCCAATGAGCTGAGCGGTGGCCAGCAACAGCGTGTGGGGTTGGCCCGGGCTCTCGTATCCGACCCTCCGGTTTTGTTGATGGATGAGCCCTTTGGCGCGCTGGACAATGTTACCCGGTCAAACATCCATCAAGAGTTTAAAGCCCTTGATGAATTAAAGCGTAAAACCATCATTATGGTTACCCACGATGTGCAGGAGGCTTTTGAACTTGGCGACCGGATTTGCCTGATGGATAAAGGCAAAATTGTTCAATCGAGCACACCTGCCGAACTATTGTTTAACCCGGCCAACGAGTTTGTACAGAATTTTCTGAAAGATCAACGCCTACAGCTGGAGTTTAGGGCTGTGCGCTTAAGTAATATTTGGGGTTTGCTGCCCGATTCGCACAAAAAGGCAGATGGTTTGTCGTTAGCCTCCGACATTGATGTGTGGTCGGCACTCGAGGGGTTTAAGTTTAATGATCACGAAACCGTCGGCATAAGTAACGATACCGGCGGGCAAAAACATGTGAGCTTTGAGCAATTGATGGCGGCCTTTTATCAGTATAAAAATAACCGGGCGCATGAATGAGCATCAGCAAACCTTAGTTGAGTTTATGATTCAGCAGGCCGATAAGCTTGCTGCGCAAACGCTGCAGCACATCGGCCTTACTTTTATGTCGCTTTTTATTGCTGTAATTATTGGTTTGCCGTTGGGTATTTTCATTACCCGTAAAGTAAAGTTATCCGGCCCTGTACTGGGGATAGCAGGGATATTACAAACCATTCCAAGCATCGCCCTGTTGGGGTTCATGATTCCGGTGCTGGGTATCGGAGCCAAACCGGCTATTGTAGCCTTGTTGCTTTATGCGCTGCTGCCAATCATCCGTAATACGTATACAGGCATTACCGGGGTTGATGCCTCGGTGAAGGAGGCCGCCGTAGCAATGGGGATGAATAAGTGGCAGGTTTTGTTTAAAGTAGAACTACCCCTTGCCATGCCCGTTATTTTGGCCGGAATTCGCACTGCTACAGTGATAAATGTAGGCGTTGCAACATTGGCTTCATATATTGCCGCTGGTGGCTTGGGCGAGTTTATTTTCGGTGGTATTTCGCTCAACAATACCAATATGATATTAGCGGGCGCCATACCGGCAGCCTTACTGGCCATTATATTTGATTTCCTGCTGTCGCGGCTGCAAAAACTCAATTTTAAAAAAATAAAGAAAAGTACTTACACATTACCGGTTTTACTGGCGATGCTATCATCGTTGTATTTTATTCCATCGGCCTATGGCGGTAAGCTTACAGCTGGTTTTACGCCCGAATTTATGGGCAGGCAGGATGGTAACCTGGGGCTTCAAAGCAAATACGGTTTAAAAATTCATACCGTGGTAATCAGCGACGCGGTGATGTACAAGGCCGCGTTTGAACAACAATTGGATGTAATTAGCGGCTATTCTACCGATGGTAGGTTAAAAGCTTACGACCTGGTGGTTTTAGATGATGATAAAAATATTTTTCCGCCGTATTACGCTGCGCCCATTGTGCGCGATGAATCGCTGAAAAAATATCCTGACCTGGAAAAGACATTAAACTTGCTTTCGGGCAAAATAAATGATTCCATTATGACGGAATTAAACTATCGTACCGACTATCTTCACCAAAGCCCCGAAAGGGTGGCGAAGGATTTCCTGGAGGCAAATAAACTATATAAACCATCCCGCGAGGGGGCTGCCGGTATTGTCCGTATTGGTTCAAAAATATTTGGCGAGCAATACATCCTGGCCAACATGTACAGCATGTTGATAAAGGGGTATACCAATTATGATGTAGCTACAAAAACGGGCCTTGGGGGCACAAAAATTTGTTTTGATGCCTTAACTAACGACCAGATAGATTTTTACCCGGAATACACGGGCACCGGCTTGCTGGCCATTTTGCAGGCATCGCCAAAAACGGTTGCCGAAGTATCAAAAAGTAAGGATAGCACTTATGAATATGTGCAGCAGGAGTTTGAAAAACGGTATCAGGTAAAATGGCTCAAGCCTATTGGTTTTAATAATGCATACGCATTAATGATGCGCAGGCAGCAGGCAAAAGGGTTAAATATTAAAACAATTTCAAACCTTAAACGATATTTGAATAGGAACTAATTAAATGGATTTAGCCAATTGTTACAAAAAAGTCAGGCTGCGAACGGAACAGATTTGCAGCCCGCTGCAAACCGAAGATTACGTAGTGCAGCCCGTGGTTGATGTTAGTCCGCCTAAGTGGCATATCGGGCACGTTACCTGGTTTTTTGAAACCTTTATACTGAAGCCGTATTTCATGGGCTACCGGGAATTTAACCCCAACTATAATTACGTTTTCAATAGCTATTATGAAACGGTAGGCAACCGCGTTATCCGTACAGATAGGGGCAATTTAAGCCGCCCTACAGTTGCCGATATTTACCGGTACCGGGCATACGTTGATGAAGCCATGGCCAAATTCCTGTGCCAGGAACCGTCCGCAGAAGTGAAGGAATTGCTTATCCTTGGTTTTAACCATGAAGAGCAGCACCAGGAGCTTTTATTAACAGACATTAAATACATTTTAGGCCATAACCCGTTATTCCCGGCATATGACGACAGTTATGTATCGCCGAAAATTGCCGGGGCCGAAAGCGCTGGTTTTATTAAGATGGACGAAGGTGTTTATGAGATAGGCTATAGCGGTGAAGGCTTTTGTTTTGACAATGAGCTGAACCGGCATAAGGTTTATTTGAATGCGTACGAAATTAGCCCCAATTTGGTAACCAATGCCGAATACCTGGAGTTTATTGGCAGCGGGGGATATCACGATTTTCGCCACTGGCACGCCGAGGGTTGGGATTGGGTGAACATCCATAAAGTTGAAGCGCCGCTTTACTGGCATTTGATTGACGGCGAATGGCACAATTACACTTACCATGGCTTAAAACCGCTTAGTTTAACCGACCCTGTTTGCCACGTCAGCTATTTTGAAGCCTATGCTTACGCCTCGTGGAAAGGACTAAGGCTGCCTACCGAATTTGAGTGGGAGGAGGCGGCAACAAAATTTAGCTGGGGCAAAAGTTGGGAGTGGACAGAAAGCGCATACCTCCCCTACCCCGGATTTGCAAAAGCACCGGGGGCAATTGGCGAGTATAACGGCAAGTTTATGGTAAACCAAAAAGTATTGCGTGGCGCATCAGAAGTAACATCGCCGGGCCACAGCAGGATAACTTACCGCAATTTTTTTCAAACACATTTACGTTGGCAGTTCACCGGCATCAGGCTTGCAAGGTAACCGCACAAAACAGGAAGATATGGACTCAACCTTTGCACAAACAAATTTAACGGCGGCATCAACCACAAAAACAAACTCGTTTTATAATGATGTTATAACCGGCTTGCGCGCAACACCCAAGCGTTTAAATTCAAAATATTTTTATGATGCCAATGGCGATAAACTTTTCCAGGAACTGATGAACTGCGAGGAGTATTATCCAACCAATTGCGAGCTGGAAATATTCTCGGAAAAAACAGACGAGATCACCAGCGCCCTTATTGCCGATGGAGATGCTTTTGACCTGATTGAACTGGGCGCCGGTGACGCCATGAAATCAACCTACCTGCTGAAAGACCTGCTGGATAAAAAGGCTGAGTTTACTTATCTGCCTATTGATATATCGGACAATGTAATATCGTACCTCAATATTACCTTGCCTGTTACTTTGCCGGGCTTGAATATTAAAGGGCTTAACGGCGAGTATTTTGATATGCTTAAAAAGGCTGCTTCAATATCACCAAGACGAAAAGTGGTTCTTTTTTTAGGGTCGAACATTGGTAATATGCCGGTACCCGAGGCCATCGAGTTTTGCCGGGAGCTGCGCAAGCACCTTTCTGAAGGGGATATGGTGCTGATTGGTATGGATTTAAAGAAAGATCCTAAGGTAGTACTGGCCGCTTATAATGATAAAGATGGCATCACCAAAAGATTTAACCTTAACCTGCTGGAGCGTATTAACCGCGAATTAGAGGGCAATTTTGATGTTTCCAAATTTGATCATTATCCAACTTACGATCCGGAATCCGGTGCCTGCAAAAGCTACCTTATAAGCCTGGAAGACCAACTGGTAACCATCGGCGGTAAAGAAACAATCTCTTTTCAAAAAGATGAGTACATCTATATGGAAATTTCTCAGAAATTCACCATCATGCAAACTGATCAGATTGCCATTAACGCCGGCTTTGTGCCATTAACCCAGTTTTTTG is drawn from Mucilaginibacter ginsenosidivorax and contains these coding sequences:
- a CDS encoding DUF427 domain-containing protein, yielding MKATWNDQVIAESNDTIVVENNHYFPLESVKGEYLETTDTHTTCPWKGLASYYTLNVDGKKNQDAAWYYPQPKDAAANITNYVAFWKGVKVTP
- a CDS encoding mercuric reductase — encoded protein: MKKFDAIVIGAGQAGAPLAKKLALAGLKTVIIEKRFYGGTCVNDGCTPTKTLVASAKAAYMAGKSADLGVPVKKFAVNMPRIKKRKDDIVMQSRIGGQHAAEKIKGLDVVFGEATFTGDKTISVKLKNGKKQNIQADQFFLNVGARPFIPEIEGLAEIKYLTSTTILDLDYVPEHLLVLGGNYIGLEFGQMFRRFGSKVTILEKSGRIVSREDEDVSAEMQKILEAEKINVITNAHATKFKQKAGGKITATVTIDGEEKKIRCSHVLIAVGRIPQTETLGLDKAGVETDEKGNIKVNSKLETNVKGVYALGDVKGGPAFTHISYNDYTIVYRNLIEKQNLSITDRLVPYCMFTDPQLGRVGIDETEARKQGLNYKVAKLPMTHVARAIETGDTRGFMKAVVDVKTRKILGATVLGPEGGEIMTVLQMAMEGGITYDMVRYFIFAHPLYAESLNNLFLGLED
- a CDS encoding ABC transporter ATP-binding protein is translated as MIKVDGISKQFGKVKAVNDISFEVQPGENLILLGTSGCGKTTTLKMINRLIEPTGGNIYINNKNIFKQQPEVLRRDIGYVLQNNGLFPHYTVAENIAIVPQLLKWDKKKTEIRTAELMEKLHLDKCYLHVYPNELSGGQQQRVGLARALVSDPPVLLMDEPFGALDNVTRSNIHQEFKALDELKRKTIIMVTHDVQEAFELGDRICLMDKGKIVQSSTPAELLFNPANEFVQNFLKDQRLQLEFRAVRLSNIWGLLPDSHKKADGLSLASDIDVWSALEGFKFNDHETVGISNDTGGQKHVSFEQLMAAFYQYKNNRAHE
- a CDS encoding ABC transporter permease/substrate-binding protein, yielding MNEHQQTLVEFMIQQADKLAAQTLQHIGLTFMSLFIAVIIGLPLGIFITRKVKLSGPVLGIAGILQTIPSIALLGFMIPVLGIGAKPAIVALLLYALLPIIRNTYTGITGVDASVKEAAVAMGMNKWQVLFKVELPLAMPVILAGIRTATVINVGVATLASYIAAGGLGEFIFGGISLNNTNMILAGAIPAALLAIIFDFLLSRLQKLNFKKIKKSTYTLPVLLAMLSSLYFIPSAYGGKLTAGFTPEFMGRQDGNLGLQSKYGLKIHTVVISDAVMYKAAFEQQLDVISGYSTDGRLKAYDLVVLDDDKNIFPPYYAAPIVRDESLKKYPDLEKTLNLLSGKINDSIMTELNYRTDYLHQSPERVAKDFLEANKLYKPSREGAAGIVRIGSKIFGEQYILANMYSMLIKGYTNYDVATKTGLGGTKICFDALTNDQIDFYPEYTGTGLLAILQASPKTVAEVSKSKDSTYEYVQQEFEKRYQVKWLKPIGFNNAYALMMRRQQAKGLNIKTISNLKRYLNRN
- the egtB gene encoding ergothioneine biosynthesis protein EgtB; the encoded protein is MDLANCYKKVRLRTEQICSPLQTEDYVVQPVVDVSPPKWHIGHVTWFFETFILKPYFMGYREFNPNYNYVFNSYYETVGNRVIRTDRGNLSRPTVADIYRYRAYVDEAMAKFLCQEPSAEVKELLILGFNHEEQHQELLLTDIKYILGHNPLFPAYDDSYVSPKIAGAESAGFIKMDEGVYEIGYSGEGFCFDNELNRHKVYLNAYEISPNLVTNAEYLEFIGSGGYHDFRHWHAEGWDWVNIHKVEAPLYWHLIDGEWHNYTYHGLKPLSLTDPVCHVSYFEAYAYASWKGLRLPTEFEWEEAATKFSWGKSWEWTESAYLPYPGFAKAPGAIGEYNGKFMVNQKVLRGASEVTSPGHSRITYRNFFQTHLRWQFTGIRLAR
- a CDS encoding L-histidine N(alpha)-methyltransferase, coding for MDSTFAQTNLTAASTTKTNSFYNDVITGLRATPKRLNSKYFYDANGDKLFQELMNCEEYYPTNCELEIFSEKTDEITSALIADGDAFDLIELGAGDAMKSTYLLKDLLDKKAEFTYLPIDISDNVISYLNITLPVTLPGLNIKGLNGEYFDMLKKAASISPRRKVVLFLGSNIGNMPVPEAIEFCRELRKHLSEGDMVLIGMDLKKDPKVVLAAYNDKDGITKRFNLNLLERINRELEGNFDVSKFDHYPTYDPESGACKSYLISLEDQLVTIGGKETISFQKDEYIYMEISQKFTIMQTDQIAINAGFVPLTQFFDGKKWFVDAIWVANTI